The Starkeya sp. ORNL1 DNA window GCCGTCGACCAGCACGATACCCACCTTGGCGATGGCGATACGCAATTCGCGCCAGCGCGCCTGCTGGTCGCTGGCGAGCTTGGCCACCTCGGCGGAGATGACGGTCAGCTGGGCGGAGGGCGAGAGTCCGTCCGGGCTCTTGGCGGTGATGCCTTCGCGCACCTGCTCCTTCACGCCGGCGACGCGCACCATGAAGAACTCGTCGAGATTGTTCGCCGAGATCGAGAGGAAGCGAAGCTGCTCCAGGAGCGGATGGTCGAGGTTGGAGGCCTCCTCCAGCACGCGGCGATTGAACTCGATCCAGGACAACTCACGATTGATGAAGCGGTCCGGGCTCGTCATCCAGTCGAATGCCGGTTCAGCCGGAGCCACCTGCTCACGAATCGCTTCCGCCACCGGCTGCTCCTGTTTCTGCGCCACGGTCATGCCCCGTTATACGCTGTTCGGCGGCCGCCGCGCCGCTTTTTACGGCGGACCTTCGCCGTCCATCATGACGGCTCGATGACGCTGGGGGAACGTCGGTTGATCAACCATCCTCGTCGGTTTCGCCGTTGCCGGACGGCGGTTGCGCGCGAAGCAGTTCGGAGGCCAACGATTTGTTGAGCGGGCGCTTGCGCGCCAGCGCCTCACGGTCGAGCGCGGCGACAAGATCGCGCAGCGCCGCCAGCGAGCGCTCCATGCGCGCCAGCATGAAGGGCACCAGCCCCTCCTCCGGGGTGATCTGCCGGTCGGCGAACAGCTTGAACGCCACCGCCGCGAGCAACGCATCGTCCGGTGCGCCGATCTCGACCGCCGGCACTGCACGCAGCCGCGAGGCGAGGTCGGCGGTGGCGAGCCCCGCCGCCAGCGCCGCCGGGGCGCGACGCGCCGTCATCAGCACATTGGCGCGCTGCTCGCCGGCGAGGTTCATCAGATGGAACAGCGCCGCCTCGTCAAAGGCATCGTCGCCGATATCCTCCAGCACCAGCGCGCCCTCCGCGAGCGCGCGGGGCACCGTCGCGGCATCGAGCGCGCCGGCGGGCAGGATGGCGGCTCCGCTGCGCGCGGCGAAGATGCTGGCGAGGTGGCTCTTGCCGGAGCCTTCCGGCCCGATCAGCGCAACGATGAGCGCCGGCCACTCCGGCCAGGCGTCGATCAGTGCCAAAGCGTCGCGGTTCGACGGCGCGGCAAGGAAATCCGCCCGCGCCCGGCTCTCCGGGTGCGGCAGGTCGAGCGGAATCTGGCGCGCAGCCATGGTCTCAACTCACTCCGCCATCCGCCGGGTCGGTCTCCTCCCCGGTATAGAGCGGACTGTGAAGATATTGGTAAAGCGCGAAGCGCATCAGCACGCCGATCGCCGCCGCCATCGGCACCGCGAGCAGCAGGCCGAGGAAGCCGAGCACATAGCCGAAGGCGAGCAACGCGAACATCAGCCAGACCGGGTGCAGGCCGACGCTGTCGCCGACCAGCTTGGGCGAGAGAATATAGCCCTCGATGAACTGCCCGAACAGGAAGATGCCGGCGATGATCGCGATCATGCCCCAGTCGGGGAAGAACTGCACGATGGCGACGCCGACCGCCAGCACCAGCCCGGTGAGCGAGCCGACATAGGGGATGAAGGTGATGACGCCGGAGACGAAGCCGATCACCAGGCCGAAATTCAGCCCGGAAATGGTGAGCGCGATCGAATAGAAGGCGCCGAGGATGAGGCACACCGCCGCCTGCCCGCGCACGAAGCCGGCAATGGCGCTGTCCATCTCGCGGGCGATCTCGCGGATGGTCTCGCGATTGTTCAAAGGCAGCCAGGAATCGACCTTCTCCACCATGCGGTTCCAGTCGTTCAGCATGTAGAAGGCGACGACCGGGGTGATGACCAGCAGCGAGAACAGCGAGATCAGCGCCTGCCCGCCGGTCCAGATCGACTGCAGCAAGGTGAGCATATAGGCCGCGCCCTGGGTGACGAGGTCGCTCATGCTGCGCTGGATATTGGGTAGCCGGTCGCCGATCACCGAGCGCAGCCAGCGAGCACCCTCCCCGGTGGCCAGCGACTGGAGCTTGAGGATGTATTCTGGCAGCCGCTCCAGGAAGGCGGCGAACTGGCTGCCGAGGATCGGTATGACCAGCAGCATCAACATGATGATGCACATCAGCGCCAGCCCGATCACCACCAGCGAGGCGATGAGGCGGTCGATGCCGAGGCGCTCCAGCCGCGTGGTGATGGGGTTGAGGAAATAAGCCAGCGCGAGGCCGGCGACAAAGGGTATCAGCACCCCGCTCAGCAGCCAGCATAGCAGGACGAAGCCGACCAGCACGGCCAGCCAGAACTTTACCTGTCGATGCAGGACCATCCGAACTGCGCCTTCCGACAACGCTTTGTGCTTGGCCTCGCGCCCGACCCCGCGCTCCGCCTTACGCTTGGTACGCCCGATTCATTGATACAGGACAAACACGGCACGGGCGATTGTGCAAAAGGCGCGGCCCTGTCGCCGGCCGCGGGGGCGAATTTGGCGGAAGCGCGTGGCCGCGTACGAGCACGCAGGGGCGCCCTACGCCACCGACGAAACTTCAGGTAGCATCAACCACTTGTTGGCGGTCGGGGGGCAAGCTGTGCGTTCGTGCGGGCCGAGCCTCTTTGAATGGGCCAAACTCGGTCGGCGGTGGCTTTGCTCCGCGCCGCTTCTGATCTTCTTGATCCTTGTAGCATCGTCTCCTGGTGGTCGAAGCGAAGCAGCTTCGGAAGCCAGGCACGTCCTTGTGCTTTATGAAAACAACCGGCTGCTTCCGGCCAATGTCGAGGGGGATCGCGGACTCAATCAGGTCCTTTCCGGTCGGGAGGGAAACACCGTCGTCAGCACCGAATTCCTCGATGCGCCGCGTTTTACCGGCCAGGACTATGTGCAGACGGTCGTCACCTTCCTTCGTGAAAAATACACCGCCCATCCCCCTGATGTCATCGTTGCAGCAGGGAACGGAGCATTGGGCTTCCTGCTCAACAATCGGACGAAACTTTTCCCATCTGTCCCGGTCGTATTCATGGGCGTCGACTTCGCGTTCGTGAAGCTGAAGCAGCCATTGCCCACGGACGTCGTCGGCATTCCGGTCGAGTATGATCTGGCGGGGACGATAGACCAGGCTCTGAAATGGCATCCAGACGCCAAGCGGCTCGTCGTGGTTACCGGCGCGTCGGCGCCCGATCGCGAAATGGAGGCCTCGCTAAAAGCTTTGACAGGACAATTCGCCGGGCGAGTTACCACAGAGTTCCTGGGCGGCCTGCCGACCGATGAAGTGCTGAAGCACCTCGGCGCGCTTGATCGCAATACGGTGGTGTTCACGCCAGGCTACTTCCAGGATGGCGCAGGCCGCGATTTCGCCCCTCGCGAGGCAGCGCGGGCAATGGCAGCGGCTTCCACCGCCCCGGTCTACGGGCCTTACAACACCTTCATCGGTGTCGGCATTGTCGGCGGCGCGATGCCAAGCTTCGAGGCCATGGGGCGCGAAGCCGGGGGTATCGTGAACCGGTTGTTCACCGGTACTGACCCCGCGACATTGCAATTGCCGCAGATCATGCCAACCACGCTGAATGTCGACTGGCGGCAAGTTCGACGCTGGGGCATCAGCGAGAGCGAGATCCCCCCTGGTACGGTCGTGCATTTCAAGGAGCCGACATTCTGGGAGGCGTACAAGACCGAGGCGCTCATTGCGATTGCAATCGTCCTCCTGCAATCGGGATTGGTTGCAGGGCTATTGATCGAACGTCGCCGCCGTCGAGGCGCCGAGGCTTCGGTAGACAAGCACCGCTTTGAACTTGCGCACGCTTCCCGTCTGGCGATTGCGGGCGAGCTGACAGCCTCGATTGCCCATGAGATCAACCAGCCGCTGGGTGCCATCCTCAGCAATGTGAACGCGGCTGAGTTGATGCTCCATTCCGGCACCGCCCAGGCCAGCGAGCTCCAGCAGATTCTTGGCGACATACACCGCGACAATATCCGCGCCAGCGAAGTCATCCGCAGGCTCAGGAGCCTTCTCACCAAGCACCAGGTCGAACGCAAGGTCATCGACCTGAATGACTCGCTCGCAGACATGGCAACGATACTGCGTGCAGAGGCACACCGTCGGCGCGTAACTCTCGCAATCCGGCCAGAGTTACCCAGTGTCGAGGTCATAGCCGACCGTATCCAGATGCAGCAGGTGCTGCTCAATCTCGCCCTCAATGCAATGGATGCTGTCAGCGACGTGCCGGATGAGCGAAAGACGGTCATGATTTCGACGGAGCGCCGCTTGGGAGACGCGCTCATAACCGTTCAGGATCGGGGCCACGGTATCGCTCCGGAGCATCGTTCAAAACTCTTCGACTCTTTCTTCAGCACCAAGCGCACCGGTATTGGCCTCGGATTGTCGATCGTGCGAACGCTTGTCGAAGCGCAGAATGGTAATGTGTGGGTAGAAGACGCGCCCGGCGACGGCGCAGTTTTCCGCGTGAGATTGCCGCTTGCTGGCCAGACTGCCTCGTGGGGGGAAGAAAATGACCACTAAGGCACAAATACACATCGTCGACGACGATGCCTCATTGCGAACCGCGCTTATCCGTCTGCTTGGCGCAGCCGGCTTCGACGCCGTCGGCTATGCGTCGACTGGCGACTATCTGCTTAGCCGACCGGAGAGCCGTCATGGATGCCTGTTGCTCGATGTCAGGCTGCCGGCCGGGCCCTCGGGTCTCGACCTCCACGCTGCCTTACGGGAACTCGGCGCCGACCTGCCGGTGGTGTTCATGACAGGGCACGCCGACGTGCCGACGTGTCTGCGCGCAATGAAGGCCGGCGCGGTCGATTTCCTGGAAAAGCCGATCAAGGCGGAGACGCTGCTCGAAGCGGTGCGGCGCGCTCTTGCACTCGACCTGCAACGGCGCACCGAGCGAACCCAGGAAGAAAGCCTGAGCAACAGGTACGGCTCGCTTTCTCCCCGGGAGAGGCAAGTGTTCGATGGCGTCATAGCCGGCAAGCTCAACAAGCAGATTGCCGACGAACTCGGCGTCGCCGAGCGCACGGTGAAAGCGCAGCGCGCTCATATGATGGAAAAACTGGGGGTCGGATCATCCGCCGAGCTCGGCCGACTTGCCGAGCGCCTCATGCGCATCCGCGATATCAGGGGCCTCCAGAGCGAGGCAAACAGCCCTTAAGGGAAATCCGACCTGCCCTTGCGTCCAATGGGCCAAGCCGGATTTGGGTGCAATGGTGGCCATTGGAGGATCCATGGCCACCGCCCGGGTTGTCATAATAGATGATGACGACAGCATGAGAAAAGCGCTCCAGCGCTTGCTCGCGGCCGCGGGATTCCAACCCGTCGCCTACGGCTCCTCGGAAGCATTTTTGGAGGATAGCGCGGATAGCCGTTCCAGCTGCATCGTATGCGACCAGAATTTGCCGGCAATGCCCGGGCTTGAATTACTGCAACTCATTCGTAAACGACAAGAAGAAATCCCGTTCATCCTGATTACCGCGTTCGACAGTCCCGGTTTAGGCGCCCGCGCGCTCAGTGACGGCGCCATTGCCTATCTCACCAAACCATTTGCCGGCTTCGAACTGATCGAAGCCATCCGGGAAGCAATTGCCCTTTCGGGCAAATCGCGTCGCCCGTCGGCCCAATAGTCGCTGGCGCCGCTACGCGCGATGGTGGCGCGCATCCTTGGGTCGGGTGCAACCAATGAGCAGCTATGGGAGCCTCAAGATGGACATTCGATCGAAATCGTGGTGGGCCTCCACCGCCCTGGCAGGTGGACTAGCAATAGCGGCGACGGTCGGACACGCGCAGCCCGCAGCGGCGCAGACACCGGCCAAGCCCAACATCCTCTTCATCATGGGCGACGACATCGGCTACATGCAGCCGAGCATCTACCATCGTGGCCTGATGGTCGGCGAGACGCCGAACATCGATCGCATCGGCCGGGAGGGCGCGCTCTTCACCGACTACTATGCCGAGCAAAGCTGCACGGCCGGGCGCAACGCCTTCTTCACCGGCATGCATCCCCTGCGCACCGGCATGATCCCGCCGCAACTGCCGGGCAGCCCGTCCTATCTGCGCCCGGGCACGCCGGCGCTCGCCAAGTTCCTGTATGACCTCGGCTATTCCACCGGCGAGTTCGGCAAGAACCATCTCGGCGACCACACCGACGCGCTGCCGACCGCGCACGGCTTCCAGGAATTCTGGGGTTATCTGTATCACCTCGATGCCATGCAGGGCGTCAGCTTCCCGGACATCAACAAGACCCCGACGGAACAGACCGTCGCGCCGCCTTGCCGCAACACCCCGGTTCCGGGCCTGAGCGAGCCTCCCGGCGCGGTCGATCCCAAGACCACGCTCTGCCTCATGCCGCCTCGTCCCGTGCTGGCGTGCAAGTCCTCGGACGGCACCTCAGCGAACCAGACCTGCAAGGACGAAGGCCCCCTCACGCTCGAGCGCTCCAAGACGGTCGATGAGGAAATCTCGAGCAAGGTGATCGATTTCCTCGATCGCAACAACCCCGCAAGTACCGGCAAGCCGTTCTTCGTCTGGTACAATCCCGCCCGCATGCACATCACCACCGTGCTGTCGGACAAGTACAACAACATGATCGGCGAGCCCGGCGGCAAGGACTGGGGCGCCAACGAAGCCGGCATGAAGCAGATGGACGACAATATCGGCTATGTCCTCAAGAAGCTCGAGGAGATGGGCCAACTCGACAACACCATCATCATGTTCACGACCGACAACGGCGCCGAGACCATTACCTTCCCCGACGGCGGCACCACCCCGTTCAAGGGCGGCAAGCTGAGCACGTGGGAGGGTGGCATGCGCGCACCTCTGGTCGTGCGTTGGCCGGGCCACATAGCGCCGGGAACCGTGAAGACCGACATCTTCGCCTCGCTCGACTGGCTGCCGACGCTGGTGGACATCGCCGGCGGCGAAAAGGGCAACGACCTCAAGGCGCGGATCGAGAAGGGTGCTTACCCCGGTATCGTCAAGACCACGCTCGACGGTGTGAATGAGCGTGACTACCTCGAAGGAAAATCGCCGAAGTCGGCACGCAACACCTTCTTCTATTATTCCGGTAAGGACCCGTCCGCGGTCCGCTACAAGAACTGGAAGATGTACTTCGCGATGGTTTCGGACGATCCGGCCGGCTTCCTGACCGGCGTGGTGCCCTATCACTGGACGCAGGTCGTCAACATCAAGCGCGATCCCTTCGAAACCTCGATCGGCCAGCAGTACAAGACACTCTTCGGCATGGGCGGTGCTCTTACCTCACCTTCGACGGCTTATGTCTATGATTGGAACATGCTGCCGATCGGCCAGGCGCTCTGGCTGAAGGAACTCTCAAGCTACATCGACTATCCTCCGCTGCAGGATCCGGCGAGCTACAACCTCGAACAGGTCATCCAGCAGGTGAAGGCAATGAGGACGTCCAGTCGCGCCGGCGAATAGCGGCGGTTGAGAAAGTGGCGGGCGTCCTGCGCCCGCCTCCCAACCTGGGGGTTGAACATGCCGCACGGATCTCTCGTCGCAATCACCCGCCGGGCCGCGGCGGCGGCGCTGCTTCTGCTGGCGATGCTGGCGGCATCGGTGCCCGCCTTGGCACAGGGCGCCTCGCCGGGTGCCGATCCGCTCCCGTCCTGGAACGACGGCCAGGCCAGGCAGGCGATCCTGGACTTCGTCAATAAAACGACCGAGCAGGCGAGCCCGGATTTCGTCCCTGCCGACGACCGGGTCGCCACCTTCGATCAGGATGGGACGTTGTGGGTCGAACAGCCCTCCTACACCCAGTTCATCTTCTGCCTGGAGCGTGTTCCCGCAGTGGTGGCCAAGCGGCCGGAGCTCGCGAAGGTCGAGCCGTTCAAGACGGTGCTTTCCGGCAATAAGGAAGCCATCGCCAAGCTCACGATGAAGCAGCTCGAGACCATCGCCGTCGCCACCTTGACCGGCATGTCGGTCGACGACTTCAATGCCGAGGCGGTGAAATGGACGTCAAGCGCCAAGGACAAGCGTTTCGGCCGTCTCTACACCGAGCTTGTCTACCAGCCGATGCTCGAAGTGATGGCCTATCTGCGAGCCAATGGCTTTAAGACCTACATCGTCACCGGAGGCGGCCAGGATTTCGTGCGCTCCTATTCGCAGCGCGTCTACGGCGTCCCGGTCGAGCAGGTCGTGGGCACCGCGGGCGGGACGAAGTACGGCTATGGCAAGGATGGCAAGCCATTCCTGACGAAAGAGCCGAAGCTGCTGCTCAACGACAATAATGCCGGCAAGGCGGAAGGCATTCATCTGATGATCGGCCGTCGCCCCCATGCGGCGTTCGGCAATTCCACCGGTGACCAGCAGATGCTGGAATATACCAAGGGCGGTGACGGCGCGCGGCTCTCGGTGCTCGTTCTCCACGATGACGCGGAGCGCGAGTTCGCTTACGGTCCTGCACAGGGCCTCCCCGCCACCAAGGTCGGCACCTTCACGCAGGCGCTTTACGACGAGGCCAAAAAGGCGGGCTGGACCGTGATCAGCATGAAGAACGACTGGAAGCGCATTTTCCCGTTCGACAAATAGAAGAGAGCCAGTGTGAACAGAGCAGCCCGCGACCGCCAGCACTCCGCGCCGGCGCCTCTCGAGAGCGAGATGGTCTTCATCGCCGGCGGCACCTTCCGCATGGGCTCGGACCGGCATTATGCCGAGGAGCGGCCGGTGCACCGGGTGAGCGTCGACGGCTTCTTCATCGACGCGACGCCGGTGACCAACGCGCAGTTCCGTGCCTTCGTCGAGGCCACCGGCCATGTCACCGTGGCCGAGATCACGCCCGATCCCAAGGATTATCCGGGCGCACTGCCGCATATGCTGAAGGCCGGCTCGCTGGTGTTCACCCCGCCGGACCATCCGGTGGACCTGCGCAACTGGAGCCAGTGGTGGGCGTTCCGCTTCCGCGCGAACTGGCGCAAGCCTTACGGCCCGGGCTCCTCGATCAAGGGGCTCGACGACCATCCGGTGGTGCATGTCGCCTATGCGGATGCCGAAGCCTATGCCGCCTGGGTGGGCAAGTCGCTGCCGACCGAGGCCGAATGGGAATTCGCCGCCCGCGGCGGGCTGGAGGACACCGAATTCGCCTGGGGCGAGGAATTCAGCCCCGAAGGCCGGCAGATGGCCAATACCTGGCAGGGCGAGTTCCCGTTCCAGAACCTCGCGCTCGACGGCTTCGAGCGCACCTCGCCGGTGAAGTCCTTCCCCGCGAACGGCTACGGCCTCTACGACATGATCGGCAATGTGTGGGAATGGACCAGCGATTTCTGGTCGACCCGCCATCCCCAGGACGCGCCGAAGGCGTGTTGCGTACCGCTGAACCCACGCGGCGGGCCGGAGGCGGCGAGCTTCGATCCGACACAGCCGGAGATCCGCATACCGCGCAAGGTGCTGAAGGGCGGCTCGCATCTGTGCGCGCCGAACTATTGCCGCCGCTATCGCCCCGCCGCCCGCCATGCCGAGCCGGTCGACACCTCGACCAGCCATGTCGGGTTCCGCTGCGTGCGGCGCGGACCAGCTACGTAACTCACGCCGCCATGTGGCGGGCCCACTCGCCGAGATAGGCGGCGGCGGAGAGCGTGGTCAGCGCGCCGACCAGCACCATGCCGAGATCGAAGGCCGGTCCCGGCGGAAAGCCGAAGCCGAGCGAGGCCAGCACGAAGGCGGCGAACACGATCTGTGCCGCGGTGTTCAGCTTGGACACCACCAGCGGCCGGATGGTCACCGGCTTGTCCAGCACCCAGGACAGGATCACCGCCGAGACGATCATGATGTCGCGCGACACCACCGCGATCGCCACCCATTGCGGGACATAGCCGGCCACCGCCAGCGTCACATAGATCGAGACGAGGAGCGCCTTGTCGGCGAGCGGGTCGAGATAAGCGCCGAGTTCGCTCTGCAGGCCATAGCGCTTGGCGATGAAGCCATCGATGGCGTCGGAAATACCGGCAGCGAGGAACAGCCAGAAGGCGACGCCCGGCCGCCCGGAGACGATGGCCCATACCACCACCGGCACCGTGAAGATGCGGGCAATGGTTATGATGTTCGGAAGGTTCATTTTTTTCGGCGTTCCCCCATCATGAAATAATGCCGTACCGCTCGCTTGCCAAGGCAAGCTGCCGATAGGGCACCTGGTTCAGGCGGTGACGGCTCCCGCGGGACATGGCACAAGGCGGCTCCCGCCCGTGTAGCGCCCCGTGTTCCATGCGCCCTTCCATCGCCATCTCCGCCATCGTCGCCGCTCTCGTCGGGTTCGGCGGCACGCTCGCGCTCATCGTCTCCGCCGCGCAGGCGGTGGGCGCCAGCCCGGAGCAGACCTCCTCCGGCGTGCTGGGCCTTTGCCTCTCCATGGCGCTGACGACGCTGTTCCTCAGCGTGCGGCACCGCATTCCGATCGTGACCGCCTGGTCGACGCCCGGCGCGGCACTGATCGCCGCCTCGCACGGGCTCACGGTGGGTACGGCGACCGGCGCCTATCTGCTGGTCGGCGTGCTGATCCTGCTGACCGCCACGGTGAAGCCGCTCGGCACCCTGGTGCAGCGCATCCCGGTGTCGATCGCCGCGGCGATGCTGGCAGGCGTGCTGTTCCGCTTCGCCGCCGCGGTCTTCACCTCGGCGCAGGCCGACCCGGCGCTGGTACTGCCGCTTGTGGTGCTGTTCCTCGTCGCCCGCCGCGTCAGCCCGTTCGGTGCGGTGCTGGTGGTGCTCGGCGTCGGCGTCGCGCTCGCCTTCGCGCTTGGCCGGGTCGGGCCGCTGCCTGCCGGGATCCCGCTGCCGAGCATCACGCCGATCATGCCGGAGTTCGATGCTCAGGTGCTGATCGGCATCGGACTGCCGCTCTATCTCGTCACCATGGCGTCGCAGAACCTGCCCGGCTTCGCGGTGCTGCAGGCGGCCGGCTACAAGCCGCCGGTTACCTCGATCCTCACCGCCACCGGCATCGCCTCGCTCCTCACCGCCCCGTTCGGCTCGTTGACCAGCAACGTTGCCGCCATCACCGCCTCGCTCTGCACCGGGCCGGACACCCACCCGGACCCGGACAAGCGCTGGATGACCGGGCCGTTCTACGCGGCGAGCTATCTGGTGCTGGCGGTTGGCGGGGCTTCCATCGTGGCGCTGA harbors:
- a CDS encoding chromosomal replication initiator DnaA — its product is MAARQIPLDLPHPESRARADFLAAPSNRDALALIDAWPEWPALIVALIGPEGSGKSHLASIFAARSGAAILPAGALDAATVPRALAEGALVLEDIGDDAFDEAALFHLMNLAGEQRANVLMTARRAPAALAAGLATADLASRLRAVPAVEIGAPDDALLAAVAFKLFADRQITPEEGLVPFMLARMERSLAALRDLVAALDREALARKRPLNKSLASELLRAQPPSGNGETDEDG
- a CDS encoding AI-2E family transporter codes for the protein MVLHRQVKFWLAVLVGFVLLCWLLSGVLIPFVAGLALAYFLNPITTRLERLGIDRLIASLVVIGLALMCIIMLMLLVIPILGSQFAAFLERLPEYILKLQSLATGEGARWLRSVIGDRLPNIQRSMSDLVTQGAAYMLTLLQSIWTGGQALISLFSLLVITPVVAFYMLNDWNRMVEKVDSWLPLNNRETIREIAREMDSAIAGFVRGQAAVCLILGAFYSIALTISGLNFGLVIGFVSGVITFIPYVGSLTGLVLAVGVAIVQFFPDWGMIAIIAGIFLFGQFIEGYILSPKLVGDSVGLHPVWLMFALLAFGYVLGFLGLLLAVPMAAAIGVLMRFALYQYLHSPLYTGEETDPADGGVS
- a CDS encoding HAMP domain-containing sensor histidine kinase, with product MAAYEHAGAPYATDETSGSINHLLAVGGQAVRSCGPSLFEWAKLGRRWLCSAPLLIFLILVASSPGGRSEAASEARHVLVLYENNRLLPANVEGDRGLNQVLSGREGNTVVSTEFLDAPRFTGQDYVQTVVTFLREKYTAHPPDVIVAAGNGALGFLLNNRTKLFPSVPVVFMGVDFAFVKLKQPLPTDVVGIPVEYDLAGTIDQALKWHPDAKRLVVVTGASAPDREMEASLKALTGQFAGRVTTEFLGGLPTDEVLKHLGALDRNTVVFTPGYFQDGAGRDFAPREAARAMAAASTAPVYGPYNTFIGVGIVGGAMPSFEAMGREAGGIVNRLFTGTDPATLQLPQIMPTTLNVDWRQVRRWGISESEIPPGTVVHFKEPTFWEAYKTEALIAIAIVLLQSGLVAGLLIERRRRRGAEASVDKHRFELAHASRLAIAGELTASIAHEINQPLGAILSNVNAAELMLHSGTAQASELQQILGDIHRDNIRASEVIRRLRSLLTKHQVERKVIDLNDSLADMATILRAEAHRRRVTLAIRPELPSVEVIADRIQMQQVLLNLALNAMDAVSDVPDERKTVMISTERRLGDALITVQDRGHGIAPEHRSKLFDSFFSTKRTGIGLGLSIVRTLVEAQNGNVWVEDAPGDGAVFRVRLPLAGQTASWGEENDH
- a CDS encoding response regulator — its product is MTTKAQIHIVDDDASLRTALIRLLGAAGFDAVGYASTGDYLLSRPESRHGCLLLDVRLPAGPSGLDLHAALRELGADLPVVFMTGHADVPTCLRAMKAGAVDFLEKPIKAETLLEAVRRALALDLQRRTERTQEESLSNRYGSLSPRERQVFDGVIAGKLNKQIADELGVAERTVKAQRAHMMEKLGVGSSAELGRLAERLMRIRDIRGLQSEANSP
- a CDS encoding response regulator; translation: MATARVVIIDDDDSMRKALQRLLAAAGFQPVAYGSSEAFLEDSADSRSSCIVCDQNLPAMPGLELLQLIRKRQEEIPFILITAFDSPGLGARALSDGAIAYLTKPFAGFELIEAIREAIALSGKSRRPSAQ
- a CDS encoding arylsulfatase, whose product is MDIRSKSWWASTALAGGLAIAATVGHAQPAAAQTPAKPNILFIMGDDIGYMQPSIYHRGLMVGETPNIDRIGREGALFTDYYAEQSCTAGRNAFFTGMHPLRTGMIPPQLPGSPSYLRPGTPALAKFLYDLGYSTGEFGKNHLGDHTDALPTAHGFQEFWGYLYHLDAMQGVSFPDINKTPTEQTVAPPCRNTPVPGLSEPPGAVDPKTTLCLMPPRPVLACKSSDGTSANQTCKDEGPLTLERSKTVDEEISSKVIDFLDRNNPASTGKPFFVWYNPARMHITTVLSDKYNNMIGEPGGKDWGANEAGMKQMDDNIGYVLKKLEEMGQLDNTIIMFTTDNGAETITFPDGGTTPFKGGKLSTWEGGMRAPLVVRWPGHIAPGTVKTDIFASLDWLPTLVDIAGGEKGNDLKARIEKGAYPGIVKTTLDGVNERDYLEGKSPKSARNTFFYYSGKDPSAVRYKNWKMYFAMVSDDPAGFLTGVVPYHWTQVVNIKRDPFETSIGQQYKTLFGMGGALTSPSTAYVYDWNMLPIGQALWLKELSSYIDYPPLQDPASYNLEQVIQQVKAMRTSSRAGE
- a CDS encoding HAD family hydrolase, which produces MPHGSLVAITRRAAAAALLLLAMLAASVPALAQGASPGADPLPSWNDGQARQAILDFVNKTTEQASPDFVPADDRVATFDQDGTLWVEQPSYTQFIFCLERVPAVVAKRPELAKVEPFKTVLSGNKEAIAKLTMKQLETIAVATLTGMSVDDFNAEAVKWTSSAKDKRFGRLYTELVYQPMLEVMAYLRANGFKTYIVTGGGQDFVRSYSQRVYGVPVEQVVGTAGGTKYGYGKDGKPFLTKEPKLLLNDNNAGKAEGIHLMIGRRPHAAFGNSTGDQQMLEYTKGGDGARLSVLVLHDDAEREFAYGPAQGLPATKVGTFTQALYDEAKKAGWTVISMKNDWKRIFPFDK
- a CDS encoding formylglycine-generating enzyme family protein, with protein sequence MVFIAGGTFRMGSDRHYAEERPVHRVSVDGFFIDATPVTNAQFRAFVEATGHVTVAEITPDPKDYPGALPHMLKAGSLVFTPPDHPVDLRNWSQWWAFRFRANWRKPYGPGSSIKGLDDHPVVHVAYADAEAYAAWVGKSLPTEAEWEFAARGGLEDTEFAWGEEFSPEGRQMANTWQGEFPFQNLALDGFERTSPVKSFPANGYGLYDMIGNVWEWTSDFWSTRHPQDAPKACCVPLNPRGGPEAASFDPTQPEIRIPRKVLKGGSHLCAPNYCRRYRPAARHAEPVDTSTSHVGFRCVRRGPAT
- a CDS encoding CDP-alcohol phosphatidyltransferase family protein, which codes for MNLPNIITIARIFTVPVVVWAIVSGRPGVAFWLFLAAGISDAIDGFIAKRYGLQSELGAYLDPLADKALLVSIYVTLAVAGYVPQWVAIAVVSRDIMIVSAVILSWVLDKPVTIRPLVVSKLNTAAQIVFAAFVLASLGFGFPPGPAFDLGMVLVGALTTLSAAAYLGEWARHMAA
- a CDS encoding benzoate/H(+) symporter BenE family transporter — its product is MRPSIAISAIVAALVGFGGTLALIVSAAQAVGASPEQTSSGVLGLCLSMALTTLFLSVRHRIPIVTAWSTPGAALIAASHGLTVGTATGAYLLVGVLILLTATVKPLGTLVQRIPVSIAAAMLAGVLFRFAAAVFTSAQADPALVLPLVVLFLVARRVSPFGAVLVVLGVGVALAFALGRVGPLPAGIPLPSITPIMPEFDAQVLIGIGLPLYLVTMASQNLPGFAVLQAAGYKPPVTSILTATGIASLLTAPFGSLTSNVAAITASLCTGPDTHPDPDKRWMTGPFYAASYLVLAVGGASIVALIAALPAGLVATFAGLALLGPLANALGTALHDITRRFPAVLTLAVTASGVSLAGIGSAFWGLAAGLLALAIDHARRK